A stretch of Sebastes fasciatus isolate fSebFas1 chromosome 19, fSebFas1.pri, whole genome shotgun sequence DNA encodes these proteins:
- the LOC141757521 gene encoding zinc finger and BTB domain-containing protein 6-like — MSTSSDILRFCFPTHGDSILSKINTLREEHRFCDITLLLGGQRGATVRPFHFHGHRVVLAASSDFLRDQFLLHEGRAELSMGVVSSVEVGRRLLLSCYTGLLEVPLRELVSYLTAASALQMSKVVEKCAQAVSQYLSPTLAFLNLERHSEEKEILQPPDSDCWPGTSLNNQEEKDAALPSTSIQEASTEDVIQSKKSRFSQGAEVDVQGLREVRDDRRVVIAKIELSEDAASCLDTPESEEGGDIQPVHTNNQVCHVTGALQCKQHPPQDHLSSTTRGSSQHEELAYSSQNHDEETQEEQREEEEMFLLAAQLQECGELMDSDLFRLSGAKSHCSGDDDLAEGSDSVSVQRPYLCRRCDRVFQHLQSYVGHLKEHRQHLCLVCGRGFSQRSNLTRHVHVHTGVKPFRCPLCHKTFSQKTTLQDHLNLHTGDGKPHECKHCAVLFAHKPGLRRHLKDVHGKGSLRNMEEAVH, encoded by the exons ATGTCAACCTCCTCTGACATCCTACGGTTCTGTTTCCCCACCCACGGCGACTCCATCCTCAGCAAAATCAACACCTTAAGGGAGGAGCACCGCTTCTGTGACATCACGCTCCTCCTTGGTGGTCAACGGGGTGCCACCGTCCGGCCCTTCCATTTCCACGGTCACAGAGTGGTGCTCGCGGCGTCCTCGGACTTCTTGCGTGACCAATTCCTGCTCCACGAAGGCAGGGCCGAGCTGAGCATGGGTGTAGTGTCCAGTGTGGAGGTCGGCAGGAGACTTCTCCTGTCCTGCTACACCGGGCTCTTAGAG GTCCCTCTGAGAGAACTGGTGAGCTACCTGACTGCCGCCAGTGCGCTCCAGATGAGTAAGGTGGTGGAGAAGTGTGCCCAGGCCGTCTCCCAGTACCTCAGTCCCACACTGGCTTTTTTGAATCTGGAGAGACACTCAGAGGAGAAGGAAATCCTGCAGCCGCCAGACAGCGACTGCTGGCCAGGTACCAGCCTCAACAATCAGGAGGAAAAGGATGCAGCCCTGCCCAGCACCAGCATCCAGGAAGCAAGCACCGAGGATGTGATTCAGTCCAAAAAGTCGAGGTTCAGCCAAGGAGCTGAGGTCGATGTTCAAGGACTGAGGGAGGTCAGAGATGATAGGAGGGTGGTTATAGCTAAAATAGAGTTATCTGAAGATGCAGCAAGTTGTCTTGATACACCGGAGTCAGAGGAAGGTGGAGACATCCAGCCTGTTCACACAAACAACCAAGTCTGCCATGTTACAGGTGCCCTGCAATGTAAGCAACACCCTCCTCAAGATCATTTATCATCCACAACCAGAGGAAGTTCTCAACACGAAGAATTGGCCTACAGTTCACAGAATCATGATGAAGAAACACAGGAAGAgcaaagagaagaggaagaaatgtTCTTGCTGGCAGCTCAACTGCAAGAATGCGGAGAGCTGATGGATTCCGATCTGTTCCGCCTCTCCGGAGCAAAGAGTCATTGTTCTGGAGATGATGATCTGGCAGAAGGTTCAGACAGCGTGTCGGTCCAGAGGCCGTACCTGTGCCGGAGGTGCGACAGAGTCTTCCAGCATCTGCAGAGCTACGTGGGCCACCTGAAGGAGCACAGACAGCACCTGTGTTTGGTCTGCGGGAGAGGCTTTTCCCAGAGGAGCAACCTGACCCGCCACGTACACGTCCACACCGGGGTCAAGCCTTTCCGATGCCCGCTCTGCCACAAGACGTTCTCCCAGAAGACCACGCTGCAAGATCACCTCAATCTGCACACAGGGGATGGTAAGCCCCATGAGTGTAAGCACTGCGCTGTGCTCTTCGCTCACAAGCCAGGCCTCAGGCGCCACCTGAAGGACGTTCATGGTAAGGGTAGCCTGCGAAACATGGAGGAAGCTGTGCACTGA